A region from the Medicago truncatula cultivar Jemalong A17 chromosome 6, MtrunA17r5.0-ANR, whole genome shotgun sequence genome encodes:
- the LOC11438577 gene encoding uncharacterized protein produces the protein MSVSQDPNDHTKPSGDLIYKRNDGTCNNGILPHQWSSGSETRGTSTKLPYPYAVEIGNHADITEGWEEQWLLGVLVIDTRGAENKKICVQCRCDQFNLPENFYDVTIGFHGKFTPEYKAGVLCCQDKFQCKMRKGFQAPRRNLAIRYNITWVNWDQYQIPVRFYVPDVTDPVRTNGSETIHDCQLKFTISKKNSTNLFHVQKASIPMKKGGYLIYASGHAHRGVINAILYGQDGRNLCTSTPTYGTGKESGNEKGYLVGMSVCYPKPGSIKIDDGETVTVESIYKNEFLPAVMGDMHFYLADELSHET, from the exons ATGTCAGTGTCACAGGATCCAAATGATCATACCAAACCTTCTGGTGATCTCATTTACAAAAGAAATGATGGAACATGCAACAACGGTATTCTTCCACATCAATGGAGTTCTGGAAGTGAAACGCGAGGAACAAGTACAAAACTTCCTTATCCATATGCGGTTGAAATTGGTAACCATGCAGATATTACAGAAGGGTGGGAAGAGCAATGGTTGTTGGGTGTGCTGGTCATTGATACACGAGGCgctgaaaataagaaaatttgtGTTCAATGTAGGTGTGACCAGTTTAATCTCCCTGAAAATTTTTATGATGTGACAATTGGATTCCATGGAAAATTTACTCCCGAATATAAAGCAGGAGTCCTTTGTTGCCAAGATAAGTTTCAGTGCAAAATGAGAAAAGGATTTCAAGCACCAAGGAGAAATCTTGCCATAAGATACAACATAACCTGGGTTAACTGGGACCAATACCAAATTCCAGTTAGATTTTATGTACCTGATGTCACTGATCCGGTAAGAACAAATGGTTCTGAAACAATCCACGATTGTCAGTTaa AGTTTACTATTTCAAAAAAGAATAGTACAAACCTTTTCCACGTTCAAAAAGCAAGCATCCCTATGAAGAAAGGTGGTTATCTTATCTACGCCTCTGGTCATGCGCATAGAGGTGTTATCAATGCAATATTATACGGACAG GATGGAAGGAATTTGTGTACATCGACACCAACATATGGAACGGGAAAAGAATCTGGGAATGAGAAAGGTTACCTTGTTGGAATGTCTGTATGTTATCCAAAACCAGGTTCAATAAAGATTGATGATGGTGAAACCGTGACCGTAgaatcaatatataaaaatgaatttctcCCTGCAGTTATGGGAGACATGCACTTCTATTTGGCTGATGAATTGTCCCATGAAACATAG
- the LOC120580824 gene encoding uncharacterized protein isoform X1: MPWGRSDCSHRLGLYHPQPPKHKFCMRKTKATDFELASLEIILDQVNADLALPNTPSDLELWENLKKDVLDSIAEREAEILAEREAEILAPKLEFHCRVSAKAPKQTAKTTEVPK, from the exons ATGCCTTGGGGCCGCTCAGACTGTTCTCACCGCCTAGGCCTGTATCACCCACAACCTCCCAAGCACAAATTTTGTATGAGAAAAACCAAAGCCACG GATTTCGAACTGGCCTCGTTGGAGATTATACTTGATCAAGTGAATGCTGACCTGGCTCTGCCCAACACTCCCTCTGACCTAGAACTTTGG GAGAATTTGAAGAAGGATGTTCTTGATTCCATTGCTGAACGTGAG GCTGAAATATTGGCTGAACGTGAG GCTGAAATATTGGCTCCAAAGCTCGAGTTTCATTGCAGAGTTTCTGCTAAAGCTCCAAAGCAGACCGCCAAAACAACCGAAGTTCCGAAGTAG
- the LOC120580824 gene encoding uncharacterized protein isoform X2, which yields MPWGRSDCSHRLGLYHPQPPKHKFCMRKTKATDFELASLEIILDQVNADLALPNTPSDLELWENLKKDVLDSIAEREAEILAPKLEFHCRVSAKAPKQTAKTTEVPK from the exons ATGCCTTGGGGCCGCTCAGACTGTTCTCACCGCCTAGGCCTGTATCACCCACAACCTCCCAAGCACAAATTTTGTATGAGAAAAACCAAAGCCACG GATTTCGAACTGGCCTCGTTGGAGATTATACTTGATCAAGTGAATGCTGACCTGGCTCTGCCCAACACTCCCTCTGACCTAGAACTTTGG GAGAATTTGAAGAAGGATGTTCTTGATTCCATTGCTGAACGTGAGGCTGAAATATTGGCTCCAAAGCTCGAGTTTCATTGCAGAGTTTCTGCTAAAGCTCCAAAGCAGACAGCCAAAACAACCGAAGTTCCGAAGTAG
- the LOC112422558 gene encoding translation initiation factor IF-2, whose amino-acid sequence MPWGRYDCSHRLGLYHPQPPKHKFCMRKTKATDFELASLEIILDQVNADLALPNTPSDLELWKNLKKDVLDSIAEREAEILAEREAEILAAREAEILAEREAEILAEREAEILAPKLEFHCRVSAKAPKQTAKTTEVPK is encoded by the exons ATGCCTTGGGGCCGCTATGACTGTTCTCACCGCCTAGGCCTGTATCACCCACAACCTCCCAAGCACAAATTTTGTATGAGAAAAACCAAAGCCACG GATTTCGAACTGGCATCGTTGGAGATTATACTTGATCAAGTGAATGCTGACCTGGCTCTGCCCAACACTCCCTCTGACCTAGAACTTTGG AAGAATTTGAAGAAGGATGTTCTTGATTCCATTGCTGAACGTGAGGCTGAAATATTGGCTGAACGTGAGGCTGAAATATTGGCTGCACGTGAGGCTGAAATATTGGCTGAACGTGAGGCTGAAATATTGGCTGAACGTGAGGCTGAAATATTGGCTCCAAAGCTCGAGTTTCATTGCAGAGTTTCTGCTAAAGCTCCAAAGCAGACAGCCAAAACAACTGAAGTTCCGAAGTAG